A genomic window from Silene latifolia isolate original U9 population chromosome Y, ASM4854445v1, whole genome shotgun sequence includes:
- the LOC141629688 gene encoding uncharacterized protein LOC141629688 has translation MIEDIRANPVISAQSIKVLLMKRHGLEMVSSSVYKMKEIALREINGGHDESYKLLCQYVEMIKLTNPRSIAHYSGTYMGNPEKTLQFKGFRSLIGVDGAHLKGNHGGVLSFAVALDGNNEIFSVAIALVEAENKDSWCSLFTFLKQCVVESGRTNWTIISDRQKKVLCSTFMQEFQAAISWIIAVQTVLDGFKCNTRVHIQESFRASCSTWFLDLGDKEQWTKHKFDPELSCEDNTSNFVESFNSTLGVHRTNPVLSLLEGVRRMTMVRNAARQKVAQSWPDEGVCPNILERLKKLQKESRLCYGHASGNGEFEVQDGGFHFPISGIPCKHAIREILEAKRNPKDYVSDWFSVKRYKETYGLSIHPIADKAHWPVFYVPYLEPPTLSRSIGRPSRNRRREPGEEQKKGKRSVIVKCTKCGCFGHNKKTCKGGYTAKQRQELQGKFTKKPAHQGLSKASTSNFSSLNYLETIIMESASTSTQPQWPYFAIR, from the exons ATGATAGAAGACATAAGGGCCAACCCAGTCATATCTGCACAGTCAATTAAAGTCTTGTTAATGAAAAGACATGGATTGGAAATGGTAAGTAGTTCAGTGTACAAGATGAAAGAAATAGCATTGAGGGAAATCAATGGAGGACATGATGAGTCTTATAAGCTACTTTGTCAATATGTTGAAATGATAAAACTGACAAACCCACGCAGTATTGCACATTATTCTGGAACATACATGGGTAATCCAGAGAAGACTCTCCAGTTCAA AGGCTTTAGGAGTTTGATAGGGGTTGATGGTGCACACCTCAAAGGAAATCATGGGGGTGTATTATCATTTGCAGTAGCCCTTGATGGGAACAATGAAATATTTTCTGTTGCAATTGCATTAGTTGAAGCCGAAAATAAGGACAGTTGGTGTAGTTTATTTACATTCTTAAAGCAATGTGTGGTTGAAAGTGGTAGGACAAACTGGACAATAATTTCTGATAGGCAAAAG AAGGTTTTATGCTCGACATTTATGCAAGAATTTCAAGCAGCAATATCCTGGATTATTGCTGTACAAACTGTTTTGGATGGTTTTAAATGCAACACCAGAGTACACATTCAAGAGAGCTTTAGAGCAAGTTGTTCAACATGGTTTCTTGATTTGGGGGACAAAGAACAATGGACTAAGCATAAATTTGATCCAGAACTTTCATGTGAAGATAACACAAGCAATTTTGTTGAGAGTTTTAATAGTACTCTTGGAGTACATAGAACAAATCCAGTTCTAAGCTTACTTGAAG GTGTCAGAAGAATGACAATGGTAAGGAATGCTGCAAGACAAAAAGTAGCTCAATCATGGCCCGATGAAGGAGTCTGTCCAAACATATTAGAAAGGTTGAAAAAGCTCCAAAAAGAGTCAAGATTATGTTATGGCCATGCAAGTGGAAATGGTGAATTTGAGGTTCAAGATGGTGGATTCCACTTCCCT ATTAGTGGGATTCCCTGCAAACATGCCATTAGGGAAATTTTAGAGGCAAAAAGAAATCCAAAAGACTATGTTAGTGACTGGTTTTCTGTGAAGAGGTACAAAGAAACTTATGGGTTGTCCATTCACCCCATAGCTGATAAAGCACATTGGCCAGTTTTTTATGTTCCTTACTTGGAACCTCCAACCCTAAGCAGATCCATTGGTAGGCCATCAAGAAATAGAAGAAGAGAACCAGGGGAGGAGCAAAAGAAGGGCAAAAGGTCTGTAATAGTCAAGTGTACAAAGTGTGGATGCTTTGGACATAATAAAAAGACTTGCAAGGGTGGATACACTGCAAAACAAAGGCAAGAACTTCAAGGAAAGTTTACTAAGAAACCCGCACATCAAGGGTTAAGCAAAGCATCCACTTCTAATTTTTCTTCATTGAATTACTTGgaaacaataattatggaaagtgCATCAACATCAACTCAACCACAG TGGCCGTATTTTGCAATCCGGTGA